CCGACAGTATGTACATCGGGAGCATGACCGCGTTCACCAGCCCCGCGACCGTTTCCATCGTGCGTGCGCGCGAACCGATGAGTAACCCCAGCCCGGCGAACCCGGCTCCCCCGATCGCGACGAGCGCGAGAAAAACGAGCGGGTTCCCGCGCACGCGGATGTCAAACACGAGATGTGTGATCCCGAGCAAAAGCCCGATATCGATGAACGTGAAGATGAGCCGACTCAACATCATACTCAGCAGAAAATCGGACCGGCGCATCGGCGTCGCCTGGAAGCGCTTCAGGAGCTTCCGCACGCGCAAGTCGCCGACCGCGAAGCCCACACCGAACAGCCCACCCCCAAGCAAGTTCATGCCGAGCAAGCCCGGAATCAGGAAGTCGATGTAGCGCCCGCCCGGCTCGGCCACAACGGTTTCGGTCGGGAGCGCCTGATTCGGGTGCGCGGACCGCAACAGGGCACGGTCCGCGGCGTTGCGCGCGAGCACACTTTCGGAACGAGTCTCATTAAACAGGTACTCGTGCCCGGCCGCGGTTCCCGGGCGCGGAACGACGACCACGTCGGTTTTCGACGTGCGGAGCCGCTTGCGGCTGGTCGCGTCGTCGTTGAACGCGACTTTGAGGCCCGGATCGGCCCCGAGCTTCTCGCGCAGCGCCTC
The Gemmata palustris DNA segment above includes these coding regions:
- a CDS encoding ABC transporter permease translates to MSPLSQLTLARFREFYREPAALFWVYGFPLILACILGMAFSEKPVPASNVDILFDPENPGAAEALREKLGADPGLKVAFNDDATSRKRLRTSKTDVVVVPRPGTAAGHEYLFNETRSESVLARNAADRALLRSAHPNQALPTETVVAEPGGRYIDFLIPGLLGMNLLGGGLFGVGFAVGDLRVRKLLKRFQATPMRRSDFLLSMMLSRLIFTFIDIGLLLGITHLVFDIRVRGNPLVFLALVAIGGAGFAGLGLLIGSRARTMETVAGLVNAVMLPMYILSGVFFSAARFPEGMQPFVQALPLTALNDGLRAVMNDGAGWEALPYPLLVLTLWGGISFALALRIFRWR